One window of the Mycoplasmopsis anatis genome contains the following:
- a CDS encoding YbaB/EbfC family nucleoid-associated protein: protein MNPEMLKRLRKMQSELEKKQKEFNEKEFIVEKQGVKIVAFGNKKIKSISIDEMLIDPEDKELIEDLIVVAWNELIDEIEEAEEELAPAMPNGLPF from the coding sequence ATGAATCCAGAAATGTTAAAAAGATTAAGAAAAATGCAATCTGAATTAGAAAAAAAACAAAAAGAATTTAATGAAAAAGAATTTATAGTAGAAAAACAAGGTGTTAAAATCGTTGCTTTCGGAAACAAAAAAATTAAATCAATTAGCATTGATGAAATGTTGATTGACCCAGAAGATAAAGAATTAATTGAAGATTTAATTGTTGTTGCTTGAAATGAATTGATTGATGAAATAGAGGAAGCTGAAGAAGAATTAGCTCCTGCTATGCCTAATGGTTTACCATTTTAA
- a CDS encoding toprim domain-containing protein, translating into MSIKIRAVEEAIDKIRKINNLTTKQAEKIVNWIIETDEKYVLEVSNAFMELKRKIKYCILCGYQTEEQKCSICNDNLRSNILFIVENSKVIDKMEKANIYDGKYFIFNKTITDERILEESSELIEKLIYYAKDFEEVIIGISPTLGGELTSQVLKKQLKDNNIKVSQLAIGLPVGSSVDYIDTITLEQSIRNRTK; encoded by the coding sequence ATGTCTATTAAAATTAGAGCTGTTGAAGAAGCAATCGATAAAATAAGAAAAATTAATAATTTAACTACTAAACAAGCTGAAAAAATAGTTAATTGAATTATTGAAACAGATGAGAAGTATGTACTTGAAGTTTCTAATGCTTTCATGGAATTAAAAAGAAAAATCAAGTATTGCATACTATGTGGTTATCAAACAGAAGAACAAAAATGTTCAATATGTAACGATAATTTAAGAAGTAATATTCTATTTATTGTCGAAAATTCTAAAGTCATAGATAAAATGGAAAAAGCTAACATTTATGATGGCAAATATTTTATCTTTAACAAAACTATTACAGATGAGAGAATTTTAGAAGAATCAAGTGAATTAATTGAAAAATTAATTTATTATGCAAAAGATTTTGAAGAAGTTATTATAGGAATAAGTCCGACTTTAGGTGGGGAATTAACTAGCCAAGTTTTAAAAAAACAATTAAAAGATAATAATATAAAAGTTTCTCAATTGGCCATTGGTTTACCGGTTGGATCAAGTGTTGATTATATTGACACAATCACTTTAGAACAATCAATAAGAAATAGAACAAAATAA
- the tmk gene encoding dTMP kinase has product MFITFEGLDGSGKTTLINMLVEYIKKNHSKIHYILTREPGGKDIKMAEKIRQLILSKESELSPKSEALLYSASRRIHLEKVIWPALDKKELVLCDRYIDSFYAYQGFGRDLGIQYVEEITELIIEKTYPDITIFFDINPEESKKRRVANRLFDDRMEDESDEFHKKIYFGYKYLINRDPERFIVVDATRCIEDVFNQMIEQLLNNSKFRNFINVK; this is encoded by the coding sequence ATGTTCATTACATTCGAAGGTTTAGATGGGTCTGGTAAAACAACATTAATTAATATGTTGGTTGAATATATAAAGAAAAATCATTCTAAAATTCATTATATTTTAACAAGAGAACCAGGTGGGAAAGACATTAAAATGGCTGAAAAAATCAGACAGCTTATTTTAAGTAAAGAATCTGAACTTAGTCCTAAATCTGAAGCTTTACTTTATTCTGCAAGCCGTAGAATACATTTAGAAAAGGTAATTTGGCCAGCGTTAGACAAAAAAGAATTGGTTTTATGCGACCGTTACATCGATAGTTTTTATGCTTACCAAGGTTTCGGCAGAGATTTAGGAATTCAATATGTCGAAGAAATTACTGAACTGATAATTGAAAAAACTTATCCTGATATTACTATATTTTTCGATATAAATCCCGAAGAGTCTAAAAAAAGACGTGTTGCTAATCGTTTATTTGATGATCGTATGGAAGATGAGTCCGATGAATTCCACAAGAAAATTTATTTTGGATACAAATATCTAATAAATCGTGATCCAGAAAGATTCATAGTTGTTGATGCTACAAGATGTATTGAAGATGTATTTAATCAAATGATTGAACAATTATTAAATAATTCAAAATTTAGGAATTTTATTAATGTTAAATAA
- a CDS encoding DNA polymerase III subunit delta', which produces MLNKQTKKIIDNIFSSQRVSHCFLINSQRGYDNDKVIIYLLNKINNSSIKSLNNISERYNNIFVIEQNENNNISKNELIEAFDKLNYTSAVQNQEKILVIKNIECASVNAINAVLKRIEDPNNKTKIILSTNKFYSVIETVRSRSQIINVKIDSRNNLLEMLRDIDVVKWVAVIYSNIFNDYDVSKKYIDDEWYQLIEEVYENLLKSLDNPSTLYVYLSGMLIKKDVEKNIFILKILIFFISAVANANITKSSDPLYAKTMNLSNKMRNKGIKLSKFIVIGSEFINKLTSSLNFDIQKEKMLVELMELYDK; this is translated from the coding sequence ATGTTAAATAAACAAACAAAAAAAATCATTGACAATATTTTTAGCTCACAGAGGGTTTCGCATTGTTTCCTAATCAATTCTCAAAGAGGATATGATAATGATAAAGTAATAATTTATTTACTAAATAAGATAAATAATTCAAGTATTAAATCATTAAATAATATTAGTGAGAGATATAACAATATCTTTGTTATAGAACAAAATGAAAACAACAATATTTCAAAAAACGAATTAATTGAAGCATTTGATAAACTTAATTATACTTCTGCAGTTCAAAATCAAGAAAAAATATTAGTTATTAAAAATATTGAATGTGCCAGTGTCAATGCAATAAATGCTGTGCTAAAAAGAATAGAAGATCCTAATAATAAAACAAAAATAATTTTATCAACTAATAAATTCTATTCAGTGATAGAAACAGTAAGATCAAGATCTCAAATTATTAATGTAAAAATTGATTCGAGAAATAACCTTTTAGAAATGCTAAGAGATATTGATGTAGTTAAATGGGTTGCTGTTATTTATTCTAATATTTTCAATGATTATGATGTATCTAAAAAATATATTGATGATGAATGATATCAATTAATTGAAGAAGTTTATGAAAATCTTCTAAAATCTTTAGACAATCCCTCAACATTATATGTTTACTTATCTGGTATGTTAATTAAAAAAGATGTTGAAAAAAACATTTTTATTCTAAAGATTTTAATATTCTTTATTTCGGCAGTAGCAAATGCAAATATCACCAAATCATCTGACCCTCTATATGCAAAAACAATGAATTTAAGTAACAAAATGAGAAACAAAGGCATTAAATTATCTAAATTTATCGTCATTGGAAGCGAGTTTATTAATAAATTGACTAGTTCATTAAATTTTGACATTCAAAAAGAGAAAATGTTAGTTGAATTAATGGAGTTATATGACAAATAA
- the rsmI gene encoding 16S rRNA (cytidine(1402)-2'-O)-methyltransferase has protein sequence MTNKIYIVGTPIGNMEDITLRALRTLKEVDVIACEDVRVTKKLLDRYEINDKKLVTYNNFNEETSSDYLLKLYEEGSNIALVSDAGMPVMSDPGFELIKQCYENNLNIEVIPGVNAAVTAFVMSNLDNNFTFKGFIKDRTQQRVNQLKDLDYGTYIFYVSPHKLVDTLKDIYKVFSGQERLFLAKELTKIHQEFFRGNALDIIDLMSKKETIKGEYTLVINIKKPKKEKINKYADLK, from the coding sequence ATGACAAATAAAATTTATATAGTTGGTACTCCAATCGGAAACATGGAGGACATCACTTTAAGAGCTCTTAGAACACTGAAGGAAGTGGATGTTATTGCCTGTGAAGATGTTAGAGTAACAAAGAAATTATTAGATAGATATGAAATTAATGATAAAAAATTGGTAACTTATAATAATTTTAATGAAGAAACATCTAGCGATTATTTATTAAAATTATACGAAGAAGGTTCTAATATTGCTTTAGTTTCTGATGCTGGGATGCCGGTTATGTCTGATCCGGGATTTGAATTAATTAAACAGTGTTATGAAAATAACTTAAATATTGAAGTTATTCCTGGTGTCAACGCTGCTGTTACAGCTTTTGTAATGTCTAATTTAGATAATAATTTTACATTTAAAGGTTTCATTAAAGATAGAACTCAACAAAGAGTAAATCAATTGAAAGATTTAGATTATGGTACTTATATTTTTTATGTTTCACCTCACAAATTGGTCGATACATTAAAAGATATATATAAAGTATTCTCCGGTCAAGAGAGATTATTTTTAGCTAAAGAATTAACTAAAATACACCAAGAATTTTTTAGAGGTAATGCTTTAGATATTATTGATTTGATGTCTAAAAAAGAGACAATAAAAGGTGAATATACTTTGGTTATAAATATAAAAAAACCAAAAAAAGAGAAAATCAATAAATATGCTGATTTAAAATAA
- a CDS encoding IS3 family transposase — protein sequence MGKHLSSNHWFELINDWNNGLSRKIILEKYINFSGHWKLKANGIRTFFRTLKYRAKVYNKGMEYILTSKKHPSEMKKRGRPRKENKDQEIDWSDFKREELIEIAKRYVEITKDMPKREKTKESKALTETSITKISKLLKISRQSIYNTRKRDCSTKKWNSTIPEKYREEILEARRKHKNAGRTKLSKIMQNDFNIVLNERTLGRFLSKNNLNSEIRKRRRTKEIKDINYIGEDLVKRDYNDSQNLNIKCTDITYLPATKDAIQNHVYLSVIIDHRSKLVESFQLSFYNDLDLVMDNLNKNNFNNKTFIVHSDHGFQYTNERFIDKVKSLNGRTSYSRIGNSLDNREAEYWFSVLKTEFIRDLNVRNLTLKMLNDEIKKFINYYNNERIQSNLNWKTPKQFAMMS from the coding sequence ATGGGAAAACATTTATCTTCCAATCATTGATTCGAACTCATCAATGATTGGAATAATGGATTATCTAGAAAGATAATCCTTGAAAAATATATTAATTTTTCTGGGCACTGAAAGTTAAAAGCCAACGGGATAAGAACTTTTTTTAGAACATTAAAATATAGAGCAAAAGTTTATAATAAAGGTATGGAATACATTTTAACAAGCAAAAAACATCCTAGTGAGATGAAGAAACGTGGAAGACCCAGAAAAGAAAATAAAGATCAAGAAATTGATTGAAGTGATTTTAAGAGAGAAGAATTGATAGAAATTGCTAAAAGATATGTTGAGATAACTAAAGACATGCCTAAAAGAGAAAAAACAAAAGAATCAAAAGCATTAACTGAAACATCAATTACTAAAATTTCTAAATTATTGAAGATTTCAAGACAATCTATTTATAATACAAGAAAAAGAGATTGTTCAACTAAAAAATGAAATTCTACAATACCTGAAAAATATAGAGAAGAGATTTTAGAAGCTAGAAGAAAACATAAAAATGCAGGCAGAACTAAATTATCAAAAATCATGCAAAATGACTTTAATATAGTATTAAATGAAAGAACTTTAGGGAGATTTCTTAGCAAAAACAACTTAAATTCAGAAATAAGAAAACGTAGAAGAACAAAAGAAATAAAAGATATTAATTACATAGGAGAAGACTTAGTTAAAAGAGATTATAACGATTCTCAAAATCTCAATATTAAGTGTACTGATATAACATACTTACCTGCTACAAAAGATGCAATCCAAAACCACGTTTATCTTTCTGTGATTATTGATCATAGATCTAAATTAGTTGAATCATTTCAACTATCTTTTTACAATGATCTTGACTTAGTTATGGATAATTTAAATAAAAATAATTTCAATAATAAAACTTTTATAGTTCATTCGGACCATGGATTTCAATATACAAACGAAAGATTTATAGATAAAGTCAAATCATTGAATGGAAGAACTTCATACTCAAGAATTGGTAATAGTCTGGATAATAGAGAAGCAGAATATTGGTTCTCGGTGTTGAAAACTGAATTCATTAGAGATTTGAATGTAAGAAATTTAACGTTAAAAATGTTAAATGATGAAATAAAAAAATTCATAAATTATTATAATAATGAAAGAATACAATCAAATTTAAATTGAAAAACACCAAAGCAATTTGCAATGATGTCTTAA
- a CDS encoding NAD(P)H-dependent oxidoreductase, giving the protein MKYDFLKVAQNRYATKMYDSTRKISDDDIDNIKEILRLSPSSINGQPWKFTIISNKEIKDKLSLASMSNAERVKNCSHLLVLSRIDDLSIYDKHMHKNLDPRVIPYYEQVIKVSDETAKNWYKNQVYLAMGFILAALGTMEIDSTPMEGIEPQKYKEILNLEGYMPVLALALGYRDKNDFNQVSISPKKRLPISEIIEEIK; this is encoded by the coding sequence ATGAAATATGATTTTTTAAAAGTTGCTCAAAATAGATATGCAACAAAAATGTATGATTCAACTAGAAAAATTTCGGATGATGATATTGATAACATTAAAGAAATTTTAAGATTATCTCCTTCATCTATCAATGGACAACCTTGAAAATTTACAATTATTTCAAATAAAGAAATAAAAGATAAATTATCTCTAGCATCTATGAGCAATGCTGAACGTGTTAAAAATTGCAGCCATTTATTGGTGTTAAGCAGAATTGATGATTTATCTATTTACGATAAACACATGCATAAAAACTTAGATCCTAGAGTTATTCCATACTATGAACAAGTTATTAAGGTTTCAGATGAAACAGCTAAGAATTGGTATAAAAACCAAGTTTATCTTGCTATGGGATTTATTTTAGCAGCATTAGGAACTATGGAAATTGACTCAACACCAATGGAAGGTATCGAACCACAAAAATACAAAGAAATTTTAAACCTTGAGGGATATATGCCTGTATTGGCACTGGCTTTAGGATATAGAGATAAAAATGATTTTAATCAAGTTTCAATCAGTCCAAAGAAACGATTACCTATATCAGAAATTATTGAAGAAATTAAATAA
- a CDS encoding DJ-1/PfpI family protein, whose amino-acid sequence MNLLVITLDGFNDVELTGVLSCLSRSRKVNFTYYNPEKSHVLSQYGTYEINAKTDVNFSEFDAVFIPGGPAAIALRTNQKALNVIREFKNLNKDIYAICDAPNALYETGIIDPEESYSSFPMYQDPIELKLNTGKNRNDNLVTNSNNHLITGRCASAAIDLGLEIIKHNFGEELSEFVSYGMKAK is encoded by the coding sequence ATGAATTTATTAGTTATTACATTAGATGGATTTAATGATGTGGAATTAACAGGAGTTCTTTCATGTTTATCACGTAGTAGAAAAGTTAATTTTACATACTATAATCCAGAAAAAAGTCATGTTTTAAGTCAATATGGTACATATGAAATCAATGCAAAAACAGATGTGAATTTTAGTGAATTTGATGCGGTTTTTATTCCTGGCGGTCCTGCAGCTATAGCTCTAAGAACAAATCAAAAAGCTCTTAATGTTATTAGAGAGTTTAAAAATCTAAATAAGGACATCTATGCAATTTGTGATGCCCCAAACGCCTTATATGAAACAGGAATTATTGATCCTGAAGAATCATATAGTTCGTTTCCTATGTATCAAGACCCAATTGAGTTAAAATTAAATACAGGAAAAAATAGAAATGATAATCTTGTAACAAACTCTAATAACCATCTAATCACTGGTCGTTGTGCTTCTGCAGCTATAGATTTAGGTTTAGAAATTATCAAACATAATTTTGGTGAAGAATTATCTGAGTTTGTTTCATATGGAATGAAAGCAAAATAA
- a CDS encoding MSC_0882 family membrane protein: MERKPLEDTSDIRIIENNNINNQVLSTSYLKKDPEGVLNSRTYRIITKEKKFKFFSMFFWSLILILSILVITFLALSQRNIIQQTLVTSFIGYYVLFGITLILSLFYTTKAIIEYVGWKTAVARMRESYANGDSAAKVLFHTTFRNISIRSVRILWAVIFIEVFYGLFTLITFLLYNYFIVKNNNAVLEINFLNITVNWDIKLMLSRWYNNNVEIFLVLSLIFLCAVIVIYFIFFTFDKKRLMEISSLLGDDYSQITSSVLEAKSKEHKLWLKVFIVSFFLIYLLPFLIILILIWRKVIRRKG; the protein is encoded by the coding sequence ATGGAAAGAAAACCTCTTGAAGATACAAGTGATATTAGAATAATTGAAAACAACAACATAAACAATCAAGTTCTTTCTACCTCTTATCTTAAAAAAGATCCTGAAGGAGTTCTAAATTCACGTACTTATAGAATTATTACTAAAGAAAAGAAATTTAAGTTCTTTTCTATGTTCTTTTGATCTCTTATTTTGATTTTATCAATCCTTGTAATTACCTTTTTAGCTCTATCCCAAAGAAATATTATTCAACAAACATTAGTTACAAGTTTTATAGGGTATTATGTTTTATTCGGTATTACATTAATTTTATCTCTATTTTATACTACCAAGGCAATTATCGAGTATGTGGGTTGAAAAACAGCAGTAGCAAGAATGCGTGAAAGCTATGCTAATGGCGACTCAGCTGCTAAGGTTTTGTTCCACACAACTTTTAGAAATATTAGCATTCGTTCAGTCAGAATTTTATGAGCCGTTATATTTATTGAAGTATTTTATGGTCTATTTACTCTAATAACATTTTTACTTTACAATTATTTTATTGTTAAAAATAATAATGCTGTATTGGAAATTAACTTCTTAAATATAACGGTAAATTGGGATATTAAATTAATGCTAAGTCGTTGATATAATAATAACGTTGAAATATTTTTAGTTCTTAGTTTAATTTTCCTTTGTGCAGTTATTGTAATTTACTTTATATTCTTTACATTTGATAAAAAAAGATTAATGGAGATTTCTAGTTTACTAGGTGATGATTATTCACAAATAACCAGTAGTGTTCTAGAAGCAAAATCAAAAGAACATAAATTATGATTAAAAGTGTTTATTGTTTCTTTCTTTTTAATATATTTACTACCATTTTTAATCATACTAATATTAATTTGAAGAAAAGTTATAAGAAGAAAGGGTTAA
- the tyrS gene encoding tyrosine--tRNA ligase yields the protein MNILNELKERGILKNISSEEKFNSLEKGTKVYIGFDPTAQSLHLGNYIQIKTLQRFKQAGFTPIMVVGGATGMIGDPSGRNSERNLLDTQTLESNKNKIRQQLSKFDIDVVDNYDFYKDMNILYFLREVGKLISINYMLSKDVVSSRLENGISFTEFSYQLIQGWDFYQLYKLHNTKVQIGGSDQWGNITTGLEIISKKCKNPDAVGITLNLLTDENGNKFGKSTGGGSLWLDKEMNSPYNLYQFLFNQPDSQIEKLLLWLTSLEINEIKSIIKKHFESPSLQDAQRILAFEVVKDIHGIDEAQKSFNLSQFIYNPKFDINSLNLSEFENMIDHFRILEIPQNSVLIDELMKNNVFSSKRELREFIQNKSLKLNFHSVDENTKVISDLFDGKYAIVNKGKKQIFILKIV from the coding sequence ATGAATATTTTAAATGAATTAAAAGAGCGTGGAATATTAAAAAATATTTCAAGTGAAGAAAAATTTAATTCACTTGAAAAAGGCACAAAAGTATATATTGGTTTTGATCCCACTGCACAAAGTTTACATTTGGGGAATTACATTCAAATTAAAACCTTACAAAGATTTAAACAAGCTGGTTTTACACCAATTATGGTTGTTGGTGGGGCAACCGGAATGATTGGTGATCCTTCTGGGAGAAATTCTGAAAGAAATTTATTAGACACACAAACATTGGAAAGTAATAAAAATAAAATTAGACAACAATTATCTAAATTTGATATTGATGTTGTGGACAACTATGACTTCTATAAAGATATGAACATATTGTATTTTTTAAGAGAAGTTGGTAAATTAATTAGCATTAATTACATGTTATCTAAAGATGTTGTATCTTCAAGATTAGAAAACGGAATAAGTTTTACTGAATTTTCATATCAATTAATTCAAGGGTGAGATTTTTATCAACTTTATAAATTACACAATACCAAAGTTCAAATTGGTGGTTCAGACCAATGAGGTAATATTACTACCGGCTTAGAAATAATAAGTAAAAAGTGCAAAAATCCAGATGCGGTAGGAATAACACTTAACTTATTAACAGATGAAAACGGTAATAAATTTGGTAAATCTACAGGTGGTGGTAGTTTATGATTGGATAAAGAAATGAATTCACCATATAATTTATATCAATTCTTATTTAATCAGCCTGATTCCCAAATAGAAAAACTTCTTCTTTGATTGACTTCGTTAGAGATAAATGAAATTAAGTCAATAATCAAGAAACATTTTGAATCTCCCTCTTTACAAGATGCACAAAGAATTCTTGCTTTTGAAGTTGTAAAAGACATTCATGGTATTGATGAAGCACAAAAGTCATTTAATCTATCACAATTTATTTATAATCCTAAATTTGATATTAATTCTTTAAATTTAAGTGAATTTGAAAACATGATTGATCATTTTAGAATTTTAGAAATTCCACAAAATTCTGTTTTAATAGATGAATTAATGAAAAATAATGTTTTTAGTTCAAAAAGAGAACTTAGAGAGTTTATACAAAATAAATCTCTCAAGTTAAATTTCCATTCTGTTGATGAAAACACTAAAGTAATATCTGATCTTTTTGATGGCAAATATGCAATAGTAAACAAAGGAAAAAAACAGATATTTATCTTAAAAATTGTTTAA
- the tapR gene encoding TyrS-associated PheT N-terminal domain-related protein TapR has product MVLVHKLEENFNNKAIITFNTELKVEKSFISSDFIINLDSKNKVHSAILKNANKYIDNYSQKRNFFSLDLVHLPELTHIFSENNFEYDNFKKFVKAKILDKQNHPKSDKLYVIELEYGSEKTRKIVTNSTEVIIGGEIFFIMPGSIIFDGTEIVNGQVMGVDSPGMLLSYKSLGLENEYGDGLVQDKNLKIGEELSF; this is encoded by the coding sequence ATGGTTTTAGTACACAAATTAGAAGAAAATTTCAACAACAAAGCAATAATTACTTTTAACACTGAATTAAAGGTAGAAAAGTCGTTTATTAGCAGCGATTTTATTATAAATCTAGACTCTAAAAATAAGGTACATTCAGCAATATTAAAAAATGCAAATAAATACATTGATAACTATAGCCAAAAGCGTAATTTTTTTAGTTTAGATTTAGTTCATTTACCTGAATTAACACATATATTTAGTGAAAATAACTTTGAATATGATAACTTTAAAAAGTTTGTTAAAGCTAAAATTTTAGATAAACAAAATCACCCTAAAAGTGACAAACTTTATGTAATTGAATTGGAATACGGAAGTGAAAAAACAAGAAAAATTGTTACAAATTCAACAGAGGTAATCATAGGCGGTGAAATATTTTTTATAATGCCAGGTTCAATAATTTTTGATGGTACAGAAATTGTTAATGGTCAAGTTATGGGTGTTGATAGTCCTGGTATGCTTCTTAGTTATAAATCACTAGGTTTAGAAAATGAATATGGTGATGGTCTTGTTCAAGACAAAAATCTAAAAATAGGAGAGGAATTAAGTTTTTAA
- a CDS encoding DegV family protein has product MEKIAIVVDSSSGLTKKQAEEKGWFFIPLHIEIDDKLYDDGINISNDTLFNVFNANSKMAKTSSTKLGEVIELIEKLNQSYDKILIYPISKFLSGQYQSIKMLESDYPKLRVVESTNIAAPTVLDLINFEENIKNGISFEDAFEQFKVNKNSISLMPKYNDFLVKGGRLSPAAATLARLLKIVPIISFSEGQLLKEGKGRVFAKTVFNVIEDKAKKYNSDSELIILHSNNSEIQDYINFAKEKINGQIYVGSIPSVVAIHTGPEAVVVILYPKKINDNIIGLTKV; this is encoded by the coding sequence ATGGAAAAAATAGCTATCGTAGTAGATTCATCATCAGGATTAACCAAAAAACAAGCTGAAGAAAAGGGTTGATTTTTTATACCTCTTCACATTGAAATTGATGATAAATTATATGATGATGGAATAAACATAAGTAATGACACATTGTTCAATGTATTTAATGCTAATTCGAAAATGGCCAAAACTTCTTCTACCAAATTAGGAGAAGTGATTGAACTAATAGAGAAATTAAATCAAAGCTATGACAAAATATTAATTTATCCTATTAGTAAATTTTTATCAGGACAATATCAAAGTATCAAAATGCTTGAATCTGATTATCCAAAGTTAAGAGTTGTGGAATCAACTAATATTGCAGCTCCTACAGTTCTTGATTTAATAAACTTCGAAGAAAATATTAAAAATGGGATTAGCTTTGAGGATGCATTTGAACAGTTCAAAGTTAATAAAAATTCAATCTCATTGATGCCTAAATACAATGACTTTTTAGTAAAAGGTGGTAGGCTTTCACCCGCTGCAGCAACTTTGGCTAGATTATTAAAAATCGTTCCAATTATTAGCTTTTCAGAAGGTCAATTACTTAAAGAAGGTAAAGGCAGAGTGTTTGCTAAAACTGTTTTTAATGTAATCGAAGATAAGGCTAAAAAATATAATTCAGATTCTGAATTAATAATATTACATTCAAACAATAGCGAAATTCAAGATTACATTAATTTTGCTAAGGAAAAAATTAACGGTCAAATTTATGTTGGATCGATTCCTTCTGTTGTAGCAATTCACACTGGTCCTGAAGCGGTTGTTGTAATTTTATATCCTAAAAAAATAAATGATAATATTATTGGATTAACTAAAGTATAA
- the pip gene encoding prolyl aminopeptidase, whose amino-acid sequence MYKNIIPYKSGFLNTESEHKIYYEVSGNQEGVPVIFLHGGPGGSSSEKHREFFDPKYYKIIIFDQRGCGKSTPSCSLINNTTDYLIQDINNLTKMLDIDKFILFGGSWGSTLALIYAIRNPERVLSLVLRGIFLCRKSDIDWLYQNGVEQFFPEYFEDYMNYLSAEERKDALTSYYNRMTSSDRTVALQAATKFANLESITSTIKTVEPNSDDKHILEIATLEAHYFVNDSFLPSDNYILENTNKIENIPTYIVHGRYDMVCRPSSAYDLHKKLKNSQLYYTNLAGHSLFEEETKEKLFSIMEELKIKL is encoded by the coding sequence ATGTATAAAAATATAATACCTTATAAAAGTGGATTCTTAAATACTGAATCTGAACATAAAATTTATTACGAAGTTTCAGGTAACCAAGAAGGTGTTCCTGTAATATTTCTTCATGGTGGACCAGGTGGTTCTTCTTCAGAAAAACACAGAGAATTCTTTGATCCTAAGTACTATAAAATAATAATTTTTGACCAAAGAGGATGCGGAAAAAGCACACCAAGTTGTTCGCTTATAAATAATACAACTGACTATTTAATTCAAGATATTAATAATTTAACAAAAATGCTTGACATTGATAAATTTATACTTTTTGGTGGTTCATGAGGAAGCACTTTAGCTCTAATTTATGCTATTAGAAATCCAGAAAGAGTTTTATCATTAGTGCTACGCGGAATCTTTTTATGTAGAAAGTCAGATATTGATTGACTTTATCAAAATGGTGTTGAACAATTCTTCCCAGAATATTTTGAAGATTACATGAATTACCTTTCTGCAGAAGAAAGAAAAGACGCTTTAACTTCATATTACAATCGAATGACTTCTTCAGATAGAACAGTTGCACTTCAAGCAGCAACTAAATTCGCTAATTTAGAGTCAATTACTTCAACAATCAAAACTGTTGAACCTAATTCAGATGATAAACATATTTTGGAAATAGCAACTCTAGAGGCACATTATTTTGTTAATGATTCATTTTTGCCTTCGGATAACTATATTTTAGAAAATACAAATAAAATAGAAAATATTCCTACTTACATAGTTCATGGTAGATATGACATGGTTTGTCGTCCTTCATCAGCATATGATTTACATAAAAAATTAAAAAATTCACAACTATATTACACTAATTTAGCTGGACATTCATTATTTGAAGAAGAGACTAAAGAAAAATTATTTAGTATTATGGAAGAATTAAAAATAAAATTATAA